TGCTAGCTATTTCCCAATAGCCAttcttctcccaccccaccttttTTGAAAATTAGCAATAGAACCCTTGCAGCTTAGTGCAGCCTTGTGACTAAGTCCTGGCCAGTGGGATGTGTTAATGCTTTTATGACCTACTCTGAGTGGTCTTAAAGCAGTTCAGGTTGTTgccctctttgtttctttcttattttctgcctgctggaatGTGGATGTAATGGCTTGAGTTCTTGGACTGTGAGGTAGAAACCACGTGCTGAAGATGGCAGAGCAAGAGGGAAGCAGCCAGGGTTCTGACACCATGGAGCACCATACTAAGAGCCCTGTATGACTCCTTTTTTACTTGAGAAATCATTTTCTAGTGGCTTAAACCTATGATCTTAATGAAAAGGAGAGtaactattttatttctctttttcatttgtttctattattttcattatacctATCACTTATTCATCACCAAATTCTTtgccaaaagaataaatttcctCTCAGTATGATTAAACCCAttaatcagcttgtcagtttcatCTTCTGGCATTGTCTTTTgggtgtcttttgttttcttgctccAGTGTGGACTAATTGTTCTCTAAGATAGCATGGTAGTAATTCTGGGATCTCCTCTCACTGATATCCTGGGGGTCTTATTTACCTTGTGTTGGACCTCCTGTTGCCAGGATTttatagctttttgttttgttttttttactccTACATTTTGGAGAGGGTGCATGGGAGTTAAACTTTTGAGACTTGCATCTCTAAAAATGTTTTGTCAACCCTCTTGATTCATATGTTGGTTGGGTATATAACCCAAATTCTacattggaaataatttttccttatattttcaaaGGCAATTCTCCAGTGTATTATAGCTTCTAGTAAGAAATTCATAGCATTCTGATACCTGATTCTTTGTATgtgacttgtttttctctttttggaatcttttatgtttttttcattttccctggGGCTCTGGAATTTCACAATTACATGCCTTGGAGTAGACATTTTTTTCATCCATTGTTCCTCACTCAGTGACCCCTCTTAATCTGGACACTCTTCAATCCTGAAAAATGTTTGTGTTTCTTggagttttttccttctcttgtcaaTCTCTGGAACTTCTGTTGTTCAAACATTCTGCCTCCACTTGatcttctcactttctttttctactaTTTTACATCTCTACTTTTTTGGTATAGGTTTTTTTGGGGTTAAGTACCACAGTTTTATCTTCTAACTTATCTACTGAATTTTAAACTCCTACTTTCACAGTATTTATTTACAAGAGCTCTTTTTTTATCCCTTccccagaatatttttatttttaaaaataatattctctttttcATGGGTTAAGTATTTCTATATCTGTGGACATTAATTACAGGTATTTATTTTAGGCATTGCTTTAGGTCTTTTTcctgcattatttctttttctttcaagttttattatAGTTTCTCTCGTTtgattccttttctctcttgttaCTAGGGTTTTTCCTATAATATTTTGATGTTTGTGATCCTTGACTATCAGTTCATATTTtggagagagacaaaaaaaaaaaattgagagctCTCTGAGTACCTGGAGGGGCGGCTGTCAAACAGTGGGCTTCACTGTAGGGTTTTCTGACTGGGCTGTTTCATCACTGGGGAAATTGCCCCATTTGCTACCATGTGTAAGTCATTTCTCTTAGTTACCCCTCTGAGGAAACTTCCAGTGTTCCATCTGTGAGTTATAAGCCTTACTGCCAGTTTCCTATGACTGAGGAGGGTAGAATACTGAATATCTCAGTGTTTGGTTGGTAGTCATTCACATAATTTGTTTAAGACTAGTTTTGACACTTTCCTCTGTATCTGGTATTCCTGAATGTGGTTCAGCCTTTCAAGAATGTATTAAATAGGAAAGGCTAAAGTGCTGTAACAAATAGACACCAAAATGTATGTCTCAAACACAGTaggattttatttcttgttctttaagATCTAAAATGGGTTTTCCTAATTGGCAAGCAGCTCTTCTGTATGTGGTGAATTAAGGACCCAGGCTTCTCGACCCTGTGGCTCTGCCATCCTTAGAGCCCCATCATCAACTGCATCTAGTCagcagaaagggagagagaatttaCAAGGGGAAAGTACTTATCAGATAGTGAAGAGTAAAATGCATGACTGTAACTTAGAGAGAGAACACATTGCTAAGTGCTGAGACAATTTCCTACTCACTTTTCACAGGTTTTAATTATCTGCCAAATGCTGTGAGTTAAGCTTTATCTCCAAGTGAGAAAGGTGAATTTCTGAGAGAGAAGTAATTTTCTCAGGTTCACTGCTGCTCAGTGGCACATCCAGGGTTTAAAGCCAGATTTTAAAACCAGTTCAGtttaccatttattttaaatcagttGAGAAATCAATTccctttttaatctcttttagcTTTACTTGACCGTCATGGATTGCTTTTACAGCGTCTTTATAACtttttatgctttatttattcTCAACATTGTATTGAGGGCCAGAGCATTAATGCAAGGGGCTGATAGGCTGTGTCCAAACCCATGGGGCCTGTTGTCTCTTTTGCCCCTTGTTAGGTCCTTCAGGATATTGCCTAGGATTTTCCCATACACACTTTATGATTGAACCTCACATGTCCCTCTATCTATGAAGGTTGACAGACACATGGTTTATAGCAAATCAACACTACACAGATTAAAATTCCTTCAGAAAATCATTCTGTGTTGTCTTTGCAAGATAGCTTAACATTAGTTGAAGTAGTCTTCATATTCAAGATGATTTTCTTCTTATATAGACActggatattaaaaaatacagttcCCAATTTTCCCACTCTCTTGGAGTCATTGGAAGTTCGCACTCAGCACaaaataaacattgaaaataGTTAGAGAAAAGTCATAATTTTACAGGCTGCCTTAGTATAAATTCtatttcaaagtatatttcaTTGAATAAGGGTCCTGAGCCTGTGAGTGTTCTGGAATGAGACCTCTTGGTAGATTCATGTGACTAGAGTCTCGTTTGTGATTACCTCTTCAATGAGAGCTAGGCCCTCATTTGGTTGGttaattctttcctctttcctgtctCGCTGACCTTCTCCTTCTTAAGAGGTTCTAATAAACATTGATTATTCTCAAATCATATATCCTATTCCTGTCTCTTTCAGAGAACATCAGTGATACCTATTTTGCAGACAAGAGAATATCAGATTCTAATGTGCCTGATATCATGTAGGAGCTGTCGTGTATATTAATgtcttttacttaatattttctttcttattctctttcatttcactttgtgaggttcatatttccattttacagattaaaacaaaaacagcaacctAGAAGCTCGGAGAGACTAAGAGACAAAGGTAACAAAGTAAGTTGTTCAGATatggttcattcattttaatactCCCCAATAATCCAGTGTTTGAGTATACTGTTGGCCTGTATCTGCGGGTTCTGCTTTAGCGGATTCTGCACCTGCggatcaaaaacattaaaaaaaaatgccagacagttcaaagaggaaaaaacttgaatttgctgcccACAGGCTactatttacatggcatttacattCTATGTACAGCTATTTCCATAGCATTTGCATTGTGGTAGGTATTATAAGTATTCTAGAGATGATGAAGTATAAGGAGGATGTGCATAGAttgtatgcaaatactacactGTTCTCTGTAAGGGGCTTGATCAtggcagattttggtatctgctggggtcttggaaccaatcccctgaaATACCAAGGGACATTTGTACTATAACTTTGTTATTTCTTCCCTATTGATTTTTAAGTGcttccatatgtttattttataaataatgtttcagtGAGTGGTACATGGGAGTAGCTGGCAGGTAAACATGGTCACCTAACAGTTTATTGTTTAAGACTTTTAAATACAAAGCCATCACTGGCACTTAGTGAGCTTACATTAGTCAAGACCGAGCTCCAGTTAATACTTGAAAATGTAGATCCTATATGTGGAGCATGTCAATTATTGTTTCTCTTATCTCCTACAGCCTATCAGTGTAGGTCACTAGGAATTCTATATGGGTATAATGGGTGTATAAGACCGTTCTTATAACAAGACTGTtagaatttttgtttctgttagaTTAATATGCTGTACATTGTTGTTTTCCAGTTTACTTACAGCGAGAAGAATTTAACGTATTTGAGTAATTTCACACTaatatttctgcatttattaagtTTTCAAACCAAAGCAGTCCCTTGTGTGCGTGAGAATTTACAAGCTGCTGCTCTTATAATGTCAAAAACTGAACCACAGTGAACCCCGTTAGGCTACTCTcagacctttttaaaattaaattaaattgaattaaattaaattaaattccatttatttatttatttctgggctgggccttccccgaccagggtttgaaccgaggccccctgcagcggaagtgcagagtcctaaccactgaactgccaggagATTCCTTCTCAGACCTCTTTCAATAGTTTCATTGTGGTACCAGACTTTTTCATGAACTCAGAGAAATCAGTTTTTCATTtgcactgtcattttttttttacctcaataATGTTTTAactctgaataaaataattttatttattgaacaggTTTTTTCCCCTGGGCAATTCTTCAGATATTGcgtgtgttcatgtgtgtgtccGCCTTGATTGAGTCCTCAGTTGCATCAGTGAACTCTCAGATTCTCACTGACTTTCTCTTTGCAAGAAGAACACGTTAGTGTACATAATTATGTCCACCTGTGTCATCTCTGCGATGTCCTCTGTCCCGGCCAGCTTTGTCGTGTTCCTGATCCAGGGGTGTGTCAGCAAATAGAAGCACCTGTAGTTCATCAGTGGAGTGAAGCCCATCATTCTACTGGCTCTCCAATTCTGTCTAGGACATGGTAAGAATGCTGGTCTGCCGCTGCTTTATAAACCTCCAATAGGGCTCTGGATTGGATGGATGAAAGGGCCCCTGGCCATCACCAGGAAATGTTCTAGCTAGTCCAAAgatgaatgaaagaggaaaaggcagaccCAGTTGTACACTTTCATGTGACCAAACATGGCCTTAAGCACACGGCAGATTGTATATATAGGCTTTTATTAGGACAGACATTTCCATAATTATAAATCTCATTAAAACAAACAGATGACCTAACACAacactgaaaatcaactatacttcaattaaaaaaaaaaccaattagaTGACCAAGTATCTTTATTAAACAGTGAtccaaaatgaagtaaaaattagtaaaattaacTGTAAATGAAGACACTGCAAGCACATAAACCAACGAGTTATCAATGTGCTTTAATACCAGGATCTAATAACATTATTTTCCAAGTAATTGATTAATTATTATTGTAAAAACCATTATTAACATAAATGACACAGATGATACTGTACTTTTCTGtagtaaagaaatatttaatggatttttttatGGATCCCAATTGGTATTATATAGAAAACCTTACTGAACAAAAACTTCTATAATCTCAGAAAAGACATGATGAAAAGGTTGATAATTTATGCATATAATTTAACTATACTATCACAGGTATGGAAATGTAACAATCATTTGTATGTCAGAAAATGGTATAAAAGCAGAGGGTTGTCAAAATAGAGAACAAGAGATAttctgaaacaaatgaaaaatcaagaTACTGTAGTAAtggcaactatttttttttttttttttttttggcaactaTTTTTAATGTGTGACAGATACTGAAATACCAAGGGGAAAATGAACAGACTGTTTCCTGAAGTGGTGGTGACAGTGGATACAgagtagcttttaaaaaatgcaagggATATAGCAAATTAGCTTACCACCTCCTTCAAATCAAAGTGAGAATCTCTTGGAAGAATTTAAGCACCATTAACAGACACATCTTATGGCAGTTCATGCAATGCTTTGTATTTCCATGGAAAACTATTTCAATGGTGAATATGACGTAGGAATCAGAAGCATATTTTGCTGAGACACTAGGTAATTGACACTTTCccgaactgaaaaaaaaattcataagaaGGTATATAAAGTTGTTGACTAAATGAAATTTGTTCTAAGAATAACTCGTACCTAGTGAAATAGCTTACCAGCTGCCACAACTCTGGGATCCTCATGAGACTGGTGTCTCCCAGCTGCTCGGCTATCTGCACTCTCGTTCCACCAAAGAACATGaactgcagaaataaataaaccagaAATAGATTGTAAAGACTGTGGCATTGCTCAAATAAGAAAGACAGAAACATTAATCAGAAGCTAAAAGTCCTATTCTTTAAATCAAAATAGTGATTATCAAAAAGGTAGCACTAAGTATGTTAGTGATAAGATTTCAGAGGAGTCAAAGATTTGGGAGAGAAACTCATAAATTAATTAGTCAAACTGGTTtaatagaagaagaaacagaaggattttactttattttgaaaaagcaaGATTATAAAAAAGTTATGCTCACTACTGAATATTTGGCTGATGCAAAGAAGAACATTGAAAGTAGCTGAAACTTAACCACCCAGAGAAAacctttattaatatttgttgtatttcttttaaaaggtgagaaatataaaattaggGTCTTACTGTATATTATACtttgtaaatgattttaaaaagtcaacaatgAGAAGTTTCTATGACAATGCTGTTAATCTTTAACATGTGAATTCTGCCCCATAGATGTAACAACTTTTTATACCAGCCCCTTATTGTTGATTATTTATATCattcaaaatagtgtggtattctacaaaatactgaaataaatgttcttaaattatttaaaaatttaaaaataatgaccatGTAATACGTGTTGGCTGTATAgattttggaaaatgcaaataaataaaaagagaaagcaggaatAGTTTCTAATCCTACCACCCAGAATTCACCACTTTGCTATTTTGGTTTATCTTTtccatatttatgtatatatgtatgtatttttacattttcatgtatttaaagaCACAGCATATATGTTTATGCTTATATGAGACACATGATGTATAtgatgtatatgtgtgtctgtgtattacAAGTATATACATAGGGTCATACTACATTGTTTCTAAAGTTTCCTTATCATAAACAATGCTGACAAAAACCTCCTTAGAGCAGCACCtatcatgtatatttataaagataACAATGTCAAAGACAAATCACTACTTATATTTATTGGGTGCGTCCTATGTGCTAGGCCTGGCTCTAAGCGTtttgcatgtattaactcatttagtcttcacaagAATCCTAGGCGGTAGGTTatgattatcattattttatcaaTGAGCAATgtaaggcacagaaaggttaagtaactcactCCAAGTCACAAAGTTAGTAAgcggtggagctgggattcaaacccaggcagtctggatcTCATTATTTCCTCAGTGTAAACTCCTAAAATGAAAATTGAGAGAACCAAAGGGAATCTCTTACATAGGTACAGTGTACATACTATATGTTGTCCAGAAACGATGCACTGATTTATACTCGGCATATTactattcccttttctccactgagAATGAATTTAAGATTAAAAAGTGTGCCTactcattttcagttttttcttataGAAGTTatgttcattataaaaattaaaataccacttaaaaattattttcatcattcaAGTGAccactatatattttatattctttcaaatttCCTTCCTGTGTAACTGAACACGCCTATACAGCTATGCATATTTCCTAGAATActggcaaaaataattttaaaattaaggcttTTCATTTATATTGCTGAATTTTGTGGTGGGGAATTATTAAGCCAGTATATGCTACACAGTAGGGGTACTTATTTTTTCCCAGCTTCTCTGGTACTATATCCATATAAGTATGTCTTTATTTGGTGAAAATGGCATCTCCTCATAGTCTTAATCTACATcttcctaaatatatatttagtagtCATCTGTACATCTACCTTTGCAtatgtttttacatttctttttgcttttgaatttcatttctggTGTCTTGCGGCATGCAGAAAGATTGagcctttttataaaaaattcatCACTTGATTTTTTTGccttcattgttttcatttgttttttggtttagaAATATAGTTCTCatccatattattttaaaaaagcatctagGGGGAcctcccttgtggtccagtgataaagaattcaccttccaatgcaggggacgcaggttcgatccctagtcggggaattaagatcccacatgccttggggcaactaagcccacgcactgcaatgaagagcccgtgtgccgcaactaagacctgatacagccaaaaaaaaaaaaaagcatctatattttattttagtaattttatgaCTTCTTTTCTTCTACATTAAAATCTATAatccatttgaattttattttagcatGTGGTATGAGATAGACATctaataattttcataatttttctcctCTTCGTATATTTTCcggcttgaaaatatttttttctgtatatttggattcttttcttaGGATGTATTACTAGAAGTTAAATTTCTGGGTAAAGATCAGATGCTCAGTTTTGAATATGTTAGGTTTGAGATGTCCACTGGACATTCAAGTAAGGAAGTTGAGGAGGCAGATGGAAATAATGAATTAGCTATTCTTGGTCATTCATCCTTCCAGATGAACTATACatgcattttctagagtttgcCACAAAAAACTCTGTGAAATTCAGATTGcagtaactttaaaatttaacGTTAAAAGCCTCAAATAGGTGTTTATTAAGTAAAGATATGCACTATCTATCTGTCTGCCATATGTTAGTCTCAGTGGAGTGTTAGGAAGTCATTAATCATGCGTATGCATTATTTCTAGCATATgtatgaatatgaatatatatgtatacacatatatacattcacctacatatatatgaatgacACAGGAATAGAAagaccaaaatgttaacagtattaTCTCTAAGTAGTGGAAAATGGTTTTTTTCCACCTTTGGTCATGGCCATGATATTTAGTCtctgtaaaaatatgtattactttttcaTTCAGAGACAAACACTCTATCCCaagtaatgttatttttaaaaatcaataaaaatatatttagaggaaaaaaaagatgaacagattTTTCTTAGGCTCCttgcagtttttaaattttatcattttgataTATCATGGAAAACAGCAGTTCAACATTTGGAAAAGCCTTCATAAGTGGTTAACATCCTAAATAAATATTACGTAAAACAGGTATTTTCAACccttaaaatgacaaaaagccctaaatatttggcaataaaaatgaaatacatggCATAATCAAAAACAGTGACAAAATACTGAAGGAACTTAGTAGGTCACCAGTACACTTTAAATTTCATAGAAGAAATGGACCACTGTACCTCTGTTGAGTGCTCCATATTCTGTATGGAAAACTCCAATTAGTTTTGAGTAGCCTAGATCGACATGGGCATTAACTGCTCTTTTAAATGTGTCACCCCACAGAGCTGGCCCACCAGGTTTCATCTGAAAAGTTACCAGCTCGTAGACTCCTGGaatagggagaaaataaattacaaaagatATTCAAGAAATTTCTCATCAGGTTAGCATGGTTCCAGTGGAAGGCTAGTCTACATATACAGATTTGGAGGGtcaaacataaaaatgtttatgtacacatacttatgatttctttgcatttcttgcatttttcctagcttttatatttagaaagtCTCCATGTTTAAGGGTGAGTTATTAAGCTTATcatagagaacaaagaaaaagaaagctattatCAGAAcgatttttaatctataaaattagtcatttaaacaaatattgacAATTTATGATAGGATTAGGATTTTTGAGCTGCCTGAGTCCAATTCTAGGtaagaaatgaataagaaaagtattttctgatctcatatatttccttctttccaattCTGAGGAAACACTTTTTTGTTTGTATAATTTCCCTACACAGGTTTCCATTTCTAACAGGAACAGCCAGCAAACAAAGGACCCAAAGTGATATGTGAGATTTTGACgggaaaaaagatgaagaaggTGGTTTTATTGTTCCTAAATATCCAGGTAAACACTTGAAAATCAGTTTACCTTCTGGTCAGAAGTATGGAgcaggtagaaaaaaagaaactagggaACAAGTAGATTTCAGAAGTAAAAGGTAAAAAAGTACAAAGCAACTAAAGAATTATAAACAACATAGAGGCAGATAACCAAGATGTGACACTGTTCTAGGAGCCACTAAGTTCATGTAGCCAGTGCTGAAGGCTGAGGGGAGGTCCAGGTAGATAGGATCCAAATAAGACATTTCAAATCTCTTGTCATCTAAGATACACTACAAAGTTGGGATtatgggggaaagaaaaattagtttatgcttttaaaaagtttgccTTTTGTTTAAAATTAGGTTGAGGTAAATATTTCCCTTAAGTCAGTAAGAAAGTGAAATCAGCAAGAAGATAaatctttaataattattttcaaactgAGGAATAAGAGGAAAACAAGTTAAACCACAGTAATTCAGCTTAACAGTTTAAATTAATCCATCCCCCCCCAGTTTTACAAGCAAAGATACACTTGTTTTTAGATTAACTGTaatttgtgtaaaaaaaatactaagttaTGAGAAAATATCATACATTTCCCTTTACCTACCTATACATGTGTTCTGTGTTCTAGATCCCCAACTTCTCAACCTTTCTTCCCACGTAAACTTTTCATATTCATACCTAAACTTTAACAGtttttccaaattggaaaaaaattcattatttaatgCTCATTGTTTTAATTGTAAGCAAAAagttcaaattcatttttatctctATAATCACAATATATTCCGATATAAAAACAAAGGATTACTTTTTCCTACagaactttagtttttttttatagCTTAAAATCTTCAGTATGTTCTTCATTAAAATTCAGTGTAATTTGGAGAGGCGAACTTACCTTCTTTGGGTGGTTTTTCTAATTTGCACCATGGCACCAGATAAGTAATTTCACTCTCTTGTTTATCAGTAAGACCCATAACTGGAATGAGTAATTGTTCTCGCCATTCCTTATCATTGGCCAAGGCTTTCCGAACTTCAGTTTGATGAGCAAAATTGTCTATGGGAATAACaggagtaagaaaaataaaactttttgatTTAAAATCACCTGTACACCTttagtatatataatattgtatatcaactatacatcaataaaaaaataaaatcacctgtACTATTTCTGGGTTTCATTCAatttagcaaatgtttattgaggccACATAAGGACAATATGTTATATCACTAGAGATACCAACATAAGTCGTTAGTTGCTCATGGTCTAAAAGGGGAGTGGCAATGTAAACAACCAATGATGTCATATAGTAATGGGCTTCATAGGTGCTACCATTTAGTAGGTAGTTGTGAGACTTAGGTAAGTTATTGAATCATTCTGTGCCTGTCTCTTATtctgtgaaatagggataatGATATAGGATCTACCtccagggctgttgtgaggattaaaagaattGGTACATGAAAGGAGCTTAGAACAATGTTTGACACCAAATGAGTActccatatatattatttattcttattacttGAGGCATTTAAGTTATAGTGTTAGAGAAAGACTGTTTCTTCAGTAGTGCTGGTGGTGGGTAGTCAGGTCAAGGTACaactgaaataaatttaacataaatgaaattaagatttGCTTTTTCAGCCTCTTTGAACAAACAGCTTCCAAAGAAACAGTGCTAATTCTTACTTATTGACACCCATTCTTTTTACCCAGTACTGTTTCTCCTGTTTGTTACCCAAACAGGTATATACATTTAATAACATATAAGCCTAGTACTATATTTATTATTAGGGCCTAAGGTTAATGGTAAAAGAGTTTTCTATGGTTTATGCTAGAGATAAGGAATAACATCTATCTTAGAGCTTAAGTAAGTTATATCACGATCTTACTAGTAATTTTCTTAATGGGACATAATTCTCCTTGTTGCACATTAAAGCGTAAATTGTGTTTTAATGGGGTTTGTCCTATTACAACAGGGAAATCCTCTAAACTATGGCCATGTTAAATATAGAATGAGCACTTTTCACAATAAAGTATGTGATGAATATTAACTCTGGACACTATTATGACTCTTAACTTGATGACCAGACACCACATGAAATTATTAAAAGTTCTCTGGATATCATCAAGTCCTGTGTGGACTTCGGAAAGATTAGACACTGGTGTAACAATCTGGGGATTCCTGTAACCTGTTCTTCGTTGTCTACTAAACCAGCAGTAAGTCAACTTCAATATGGGGAGAATTCTAATTCCTTTGCCTTTACTTCCCTAGAGCAGCATAATGATAGTGAATTCCCTGAAACCTTGGGGTATACAAACAAAAGTAGTTCCCTAAATTTAACAAATTATTCATTCTGAGTTGGGTGAGGCCTGGAAGTTAACTATTATCCCCATGAACCTCAACTAACCTAAATTAGAAACATTGAATTATTTCTACTAAAATCCTGATATCCAGTTGCagattcaacaataagaaaaaataactcTCCCTTTTATGATCTCTACCCACTTGGGCTCTTGCAGTCAATgcttaaaattttcataaatgcTCTATACAGTAAACCATTCTACGTTCTTTCTGAGCATTAAAGGCTAGTTCACAATTTCATGATTTGAAATATGAGATGTCACACTTTCCCAATGATGATACATAGGAATTTGGGCAAAAGTTGTTAGAGGTACCAGTGGGAGGAGTAatcactgaattcattttttgttgttgtatttgtTGTTCCTTTCTTTAAAAGTTGAATTTAACCTGCGTGTATTTATAGTAACATAGACCCAAGAGGTAAGTGTcctgtaacattttaaaagagtgaaaatctATACTGAATACTTAAGCTGGAAAAATCATACCATACTTCCAAATATGAAACACTTTATCGATCCTGCCTCCAAGTTCTACAGTCCAGAATCCAACCAATTCAGAGTGAG
The Phocoena sinus isolate mPhoSin1 chromosome 6, mPhoSin1.pri, whole genome shotgun sequence DNA segment above includes these coding regions:
- the LOC116755527 gene encoding protein NipSnap homolog 3A-like produces the protein MLALGKSLTKALAARTLAPQVCSSFATGPRQYDGTFYEFRTYCIKPSKMNEFLENVKKNIHLQTAHSELVGFWTVELGGRIDKVFHIWKYDNFAHQTEVRKALANDKEWREQLLIPVMGLTDKQESEITYLVPWCKLEKPPKEGVYELVTFQMKPGGPALWGDTFKRAVNAHVDLGYSKLIGVFHTEYGALNRVHVLWWNESADSRAAGRHQSHEDPRVVAAVRESVNYLVSQQNMLLIPTSYSPLK